A DNA window from Impatiens glandulifera chromosome 7, dImpGla2.1, whole genome shotgun sequence contains the following coding sequences:
- the LOC124946085 gene encoding polygalacturonase inhibitor-like, which yields MKIPTPLVLILLFCLQSAPAISGAAVRCNPQDKKVLLQIKKDLGNPYHLSSWNTQIQKDCCDWYSLDCDLKTNRVIALTIFQSNLSGQIPPSVGDLSYLQQIVFHKLPNLVGTIPQTITKLTHLTRLDVSWTNISGPIPDFISQLNNLNTLDLSFNYLTGNIPSSLSELTNLNYLNLHGNKLTGSIPDSFGTFKGNPDLYLILSHNQLTGNVPKSLADLKLTKLDFSRNNLQGDISFFFEPDKEIQIADFSRNMFQFDLTKVVFPKALTSLDINHNNIYGSLPQGLTFLNLQFLNVSYNRLCGQIPVGGQLQSFETTVYFHNRCLCGAPLPACK from the coding sequence atgaaaatcccAACTCCACTTGTTCTCATCCTTCTCTTCTGTCTCCAATCTGCTCCGGCAATCTCCGGCGCCGCCGTTCGCTGCAACCCACAGGACAAGAAAGTTCTTCTTCAGATCAAGAAAGACCTCGGAAATCCATACCACTTATCTTCATGGAATACCCAAATCCAAAAAGATTGTTGTGACTGGTATTCTCTAGACTGTGATCTCAAAACCAACCGTGTAATCGCCCTCACTATTTTCCAAAGCAATCTCTCCGGCCAAATCCCTCCCTCCGTTGGTGACCTTTCCTACCTCCAGCAAATCGTCTTCCACAAACTACCAAATCTCGTCGGTACCATTCCCCAAACCATTACCAAACTCACCCACCTTACACGGCTCGACGTCAGCTGGACCAATATCTCCGGTCCAATCCCCGATTTCATTAGCCAGCTTAACAATCTCAATACCCTcgatttatcttttaattatctAACCGGTAACATCCCTTCTTCCTTATCGGAACTGACAAATCTAAACTATCTCAACCTCCATGGTAACAAACTCACAGGCTCCATCCCTGATTCCTTTGGGACATTCAAAGGAAATCCTGACTTATATCTAATTCTTTCCCACAATCAACTCACTGGGAATGTTCCTAAATCTCTTGCAGACTTGAAATTAACTAAACTTGATTTCTCTCGCAACAATCTCCAAGGTGACATTTCATTTTTCTTCGAACCTGACAAGGAGATTCAGATTGCTGATTTTTCTAGGAACATGTTCCAATTCGATCTCACTAAGGTTGTTTTTCCTAAGGCCTTAACTTCGCTAGACATTAATCACAACAATATCTACGGGAGCCTCCCCCAAGGGCTAACGTTCTTGAACCTTCAATTTCTAAATGTAAGCTACAATCGTCTCTGCGGTCAGATTCCGGTAGGAGGACAGTTGCAGAGCTTTGAAACGACAGTTTATTTCCATAACCGTTGCTTGTGTGGGGCTCCATTGCCGGCATGCAAGTAG